In Methylomonas sp. MK1, the following are encoded in one genomic region:
- the traN gene encoding conjugal transfer mating pair stabilization protein TraN, giving the protein MRQFFDPQTFVTQILSAVLCVTLAWTPFGVSWADAIQAAGRDGQQLGQQVLDGFAFPLDTGNGTLTLNPGTAQESAISIGTLFPDTNSATTTAQEFADLYGNNPGTLAAGLNAQTALNGESSFTGEAYRTLIDNAHQSHPDLHNDAVWTAGDQVFANFTPWAQSFSDCTTMTTQTETSHSVRIPDYQLCLRQPTVPQSCTATHQVNVETLLSFVSGNGGMSSCGSGCMDLYVGRVGDNYWSAGCGIFNWEVTYNVLHPEAIISATLEDVEFDDHARVYYGGNLIYTGSTGWGGSCELSNSWVDHPNRDVTYAFNSTGNKVFKQETMVGGNGEGYSRIRLRYDLSKLITQDQWSWSGPNCQNLANAITDGICQAGSQLSCTNDPANASGCYVDPTSQVMVCGSDLAQAPVASSTGIRNTCMNIQSSGRCDLNQYGQCWTDTAGTHCLEPPASGIPNKTCASLETQGCSFIKSQCTSVLASGTCWDSVDTYDCGQTVGIPGIQSNTQQQCAGPIRCMGEDCITMNRTQSQDFSKAVALLNSAQQMAMDLHCDYANADLQQKDPTTCQVFQGKPASCKMVGGALSLVDCCETPSGAMGLGRYIDLLIATSQMDGAVMAMDSTSAIRGAWETMRTPFTLAGDAWNSFQADFASTVNDLVGTDMLSTSDVASQGLLDSLKGELMKSVAEWIGQTFGEAAGNALFSAGGQAAFDSAGNLTPAAESGGVELGGGAAVAGELLSTLMTAYTVVMIIIMIIQIVYSCEEPEYELAAKKQLKVCTDLGTYCESKVAGVCWVRKESYCCYNSPLARILNEQIKPQLSMDFGTQENPSCTGIKVSDLDRVDWTQVNLDEWLAILAQTGHLPSAANAASMLNLDQLTGTGSRLNPQKYGAASSGRQDTLTRTQGRMTELDVPTVKRQSELEGWGMGPQ; this is encoded by the coding sequence ATGAGACAATTCTTTGATCCCCAAACATTTGTTACGCAAATCCTGTCAGCGGTGCTGTGCGTCACGCTGGCCTGGACACCGTTTGGTGTGTCCTGGGCCGATGCGATTCAGGCGGCCGGGCGTGATGGCCAACAACTCGGTCAGCAAGTCCTCGATGGTTTTGCGTTTCCGCTCGATACCGGCAACGGCACGCTAACCTTGAATCCGGGGACTGCTCAGGAAAGTGCCATATCGATTGGCACCTTGTTTCCGGATACTAACAGCGCTACGACCACGGCCCAGGAGTTTGCCGATCTCTATGGCAACAACCCCGGCACACTGGCGGCGGGGTTGAACGCGCAGACCGCCTTGAACGGCGAATCCAGCTTCACCGGCGAAGCCTATCGCACCTTGATCGACAACGCCCACCAGTCGCATCCGGATTTACACAACGATGCAGTCTGGACTGCCGGTGATCAGGTGTTTGCCAATTTCACGCCCTGGGCGCAGTCGTTTTCGGACTGTACCACCATGACCACGCAAACCGAGACCAGCCATTCGGTCCGTATCCCCGACTATCAGTTGTGTCTGCGCCAACCGACGGTACCGCAAAGTTGTACTGCCACCCATCAAGTTAACGTCGAAACATTGCTGAGTTTTGTCTCCGGTAACGGAGGCATGTCCAGCTGTGGTTCTGGCTGCATGGATTTGTACGTCGGGCGTGTGGGCGATAACTATTGGTCAGCCGGCTGCGGCATATTCAACTGGGAAGTGACTTACAACGTCCTGCACCCGGAAGCCATCATCAGTGCCACGCTGGAAGATGTCGAGTTCGATGACCATGCCCGCGTCTATTACGGCGGGAATCTGATCTATACCGGTTCCACCGGCTGGGGTGGCTCATGTGAGCTCAGCAATAGCTGGGTCGACCATCCCAATCGCGACGTCACCTATGCCTTCAACAGTACGGGCAACAAAGTCTTCAAACAGGAAACCATGGTTGGTGGTAATGGTGAGGGTTATTCCAGGATTCGGCTCCGCTATGATTTGTCGAAACTGATCACCCAGGACCAATGGAGTTGGAGCGGTCCGAATTGCCAAAACTTAGCCAATGCGATTACTGACGGCATTTGCCAAGCCGGCAGCCAATTGAGTTGCACGAACGATCCGGCCAATGCGTCGGGTTGTTACGTCGATCCGACTTCGCAAGTCATGGTCTGCGGCTCGGATTTGGCCCAAGCCCCAGTGGCCAGTTCGACCGGGATTCGTAATACCTGTATGAATATCCAGTCCTCTGGACGCTGCGATTTGAATCAGTATGGCCAATGCTGGACCGATACCGCCGGCACCCACTGTTTAGAACCGCCGGCGAGCGGGATACCCAACAAGACCTGTGCGTCGTTGGAAACGCAAGGCTGCTCGTTCATCAAAAGCCAATGTACCAGTGTGTTGGCCTCCGGCACCTGCTGGGACAGCGTCGATACTTATGACTGCGGGCAAACGGTGGGCATTCCCGGCATTCAAAGCAACACCCAACAGCAATGTGCCGGGCCGATTCGGTGTATGGGGGAAGATTGCATCACCATGAACCGCACCCAGAGCCAGGATTTCAGCAAGGCGGTCGCCTTACTCAATAGCGCCCAACAAATGGCGATGGATTTGCATTGTGACTATGCCAACGCCGATCTGCAGCAGAAGGATCCGACCACCTGTCAGGTATTCCAGGGTAAACCCGCCAGTTGCAAAATGGTCGGCGGCGCTCTCAGTCTGGTCGATTGCTGCGAAACGCCCTCGGGTGCGATGGGGCTGGGACGTTACATTGATCTGCTGATCGCCACCAGTCAGATGGACGGCGCTGTCATGGCCATGGACAGTACCTCGGCGATTCGAGGCGCCTGGGAAACCATGCGCACCCCGTTCACCTTGGCTGGCGATGCCTGGAACAGTTTTCAGGCGGATTTTGCATCGACGGTGAATGACTTGGTCGGCACCGACATGCTCAGTACCAGCGATGTTGCCTCGCAAGGTTTACTGGATTCACTCAAAGGTGAATTAATGAAGTCCGTGGCGGAATGGATAGGCCAGACCTTTGGCGAAGCGGCCGGCAATGCCTTGTTCAGCGCTGGCGGTCAGGCTGCGTTCGATTCGGCGGGCAATTTGACCCCGGCAGCGGAATCGGGTGGCGTCGAGTTGGGCGGCGGTGCCGCGGTCGCAGGCGAGTTGCTCAGTACCTTGATGACGGCTTATACGGTGGTCATGATCATCATCATGATTATCCAGATCGTCTATTCCTGCGAAGAACCGGAGTACGAACTCGCAGCGAAGAAACAACTGAAGGTCTGCACGGACCTCGGTACCTATTGCGAGAGCAAGGTGGCTGGCGTGTGTTGGGTGCGCAAGGAAAGCTACTGCTGTTACAACTCGCCGCTAGCACGCATCCTCAACGAACAAATCAAACCGCAGCTGAGCATGGATTTCGGCACGCAGGAAAATCCCAGTTGTACCGGCATCAAAGTCTCGGATCTGGACCGCGTGGATTGGACCCAGGTCAATCTGGACGAATGGTTGGCGATTCTGGCTCAGACCGGGCATTTGCCGAGCGCTGCCAATGCTGCATCTATGCTCAATCTGGATCAACTCACCGGCACAGGCAGCCGACTCAATCCGCAGAAATACGGTGCGGCCTCCAGTGGCCGACAAGATACCTTGACCCGCACCCAAGGCCGGATGACCGAATTGGACGTACCCACGGTCAAACGGCAGTCGGAACTGGAAGGCTGGGGAATGGGGCCGCAGTGA
- a CDS encoding class I SAM-dependent DNA methyltransferase encodes MVKPKKTVNTQLTTAQQLSALIKSARDILRKDKGLNGDVDRLPLLTWVMFLKFLDDLELLHEQEAELDGKRYQGIVESPYRWRDWAAREDGVTGEELLSFINQDETIRPDGQRGKGLFAYLRGLAGEGEKGSQREVIANVFKGVQNRMVSGFLLRDIINKINGIHFNSSEEIHTLSHLYESMLREMRDAAGDSGEFYTPRPVVRFMVQVTDPKLGETVLDPASGTGGFLVESYDHLLKQVITPEDRRKLQRETLFGQEAKPLPYMLVQMNLLLHGLEAPQIAYGNTLERRVTEIGHSERVDVILTNPPFGGEEEAGIKANFPANMQTAETALLFLQFIMRKLRYAGFGAERGGRAAVVVPNGTLFGDGVCATIKEELLKEFNLHTIVRLPQGVFAPYTDIPANLLFFERGGPTETIWYYEQPLPEGRKKYSKTAPLQFEELEPALNWWHNREETPQAWKINFAGKRADALAAAEPHWQRAESERTTALALGKQIREQEQAISAAGNGDKAALQTHLRDLKAKQQAHDAAAKASQSEGDALYWPIYNLDQKNPHAKAGLEHADPKDLIASMRSHETEVMRLLGEIETLVHEVEQ; translated from the coding sequence ATGGTCAAACCTAAAAAAACCGTAAATACTCAGCTAACCACCGCACAACAACTGTCCGCATTGATCAAATCGGCGCGCGACATCCTGCGTAAAGACAAAGGCTTAAACGGCGACGTCGACCGCTTGCCGCTGCTCACCTGGGTCATGTTTCTGAAATTCCTCGACGACCTGGAGCTCCTGCATGAACAGGAAGCCGAGCTGGATGGCAAACGCTATCAAGGCATCGTCGAATCGCCTTATCGCTGGCGGGATTGGGCGGCACGGGAAGACGGCGTGACTGGCGAAGAATTATTGTCTTTCATCAACCAGGACGAAACCATCCGCCCCGACGGTCAACGCGGCAAAGGCTTGTTCGCTTATCTGCGCGGCTTGGCCGGCGAAGGCGAAAAAGGCAGTCAGCGCGAAGTCATCGCCAACGTGTTCAAAGGCGTGCAAAACCGCATGGTCAGTGGCTTTTTATTGCGTGACATCATCAACAAGATCAACGGCATTCATTTCAATAGCAGCGAAGAAATTCACACGCTGTCGCATCTGTACGAATCGATGCTGCGGGAAATGCGCGACGCGGCTGGCGATTCCGGCGAATTTTATACCCCGCGCCCGGTAGTTCGTTTCATGGTGCAAGTCACCGACCCCAAACTCGGCGAAACTGTACTCGACCCGGCGAGCGGTACCGGCGGATTTCTGGTGGAGTCCTATGACCATTTGCTAAAACAAGTCATCACACCGGAGGATCGAAGAAAACTCCAGAGGGAAACCTTGTTCGGCCAGGAAGCCAAACCGCTGCCGTATATGCTGGTACAGATGAACTTGCTGCTACACGGACTGGAAGCCCCGCAAATTGCTTACGGCAATACCTTGGAGCGCCGCGTCACTGAAATCGGCCATAGTGAACGCGTCGATGTCATCCTGACCAACCCGCCATTCGGCGGCGAGGAAGAAGCCGGCATCAAAGCCAATTTCCCGGCCAACATGCAGACCGCCGAAACCGCCCTGCTCTTTTTGCAATTTATCATGCGCAAATTGCGTTATGCGGGCTTCGGCGCGGAACGCGGCGGTCGCGCCGCCGTGGTCGTGCCCAACGGCACTTTATTTGGGGATGGCGTTTGCGCCACTATCAAGGAAGAGCTGCTGAAAGAATTCAACCTACACACCATCGTGCGCCTGCCTCAAGGTGTGTTCGCACCCTATACTGACATTCCAGCCAACCTGCTGTTTTTCGAGCGCGGCGGCCCCACCGAAACCATCTGGTATTACGAACAGCCGCTACCGGAAGGTCGCAAGAAATACAGTAAAACCGCACCCTTGCAATTCGAAGAACTGGAACCAGCCTTAAACTGGTGGCACAACCGCGAGGAAACCCCGCAAGCTTGGAAAATCAATTTCGCCGGCAAACGCGCCGATGCCCTTGCCGCCGCCGAACCCCACTGGCAACGTGCCGAAAGCGAACGCACCACCGCACTGGCCCTGGGCAAACAGATTCGCGAACAGGAACAAGCCATCTCCGCCGCCGGCAATGGCGACAAAGCCGCGTTGCAAACCCATCTGCGCGACCTGAAAGCCAAACAACAAGCCCACGATGCCGCCGCCAAAGCCTCGCAAAGCGAAGGCGATGCGCTGTACTGGCCGATTTATAATCTCGATCAAAAGAATCCCCACGCCAAGGCCGGCCTGGAACATGCCGATCCCAAAGACCTGATTGCCAGCATGCGCAGCCACGAAACCGAAGTGATGCGTTTATTGGGCGAGATCGAGACTTTGGTGCATGAGGTGGAACAATGA
- the lepB gene encoding signal peptidase I has translation MYDKPDAKPMNKPRFHSPSLPRVTRPRLGLFLLKAIPILLLVLAVERYLGQRFLIGGDDQVDRCLPDKWVYLIDTQNKDIWRGDLIAFRAERMAPFFKDGQIIVKIAAGVTGDTVHVDPKHTMINGQRIIDGLPLTEKLNKAPSSFKRHETIPPAAYWVTGQTDKSFDSRYWGYVYDHQVIGRAYALF, from the coding sequence ATGTACGACAAACCGGACGCTAAGCCTATGAATAAACCCCGGTTCCATTCGCCATCGTTGCCCCGTGTCACTCGCCCTCGCTTAGGCCTCTTCTTGCTGAAGGCGATACCGATTTTGTTGCTGGTGTTAGCCGTGGAACGTTACCTAGGCCAACGATTTCTGATTGGCGGCGATGACCAGGTCGATCGCTGCCTGCCGGATAAATGGGTGTATCTGATCGATACCCAAAATAAAGACATCTGGCGTGGCGATTTGATTGCGTTCCGCGCCGAGCGCATGGCGCCCTTTTTCAAGGACGGCCAGATCATCGTCAAAATTGCCGCCGGCGTCACGGGAGATACCGTCCATGTCGATCCAAAGCACACCATGATTAACGGTCAACGGATCATCGACGGCCTACCTTTGACGGAGAAACTGAACAAAGCCCCCTCCTCTTTCAAACGCCATGAAACGATTCCACCCGCCGCCTATTGGGTGACCGGGCAAACGGACAAAAGCTTCGATTCGCGTTACTGGGGCTATGTCTACGACCACCAAGTGATTGGACGGGCCTATGCGTTGTTTTGA
- the hsdR gene encoding EcoAI/FtnUII family type I restriction enzme subunit R, which produces MDRDTKRDTIMTEADTSREFVTPKLVQAGWSISPHSIGEQRSFTNGRIFVTGGKVRRGQQKRADYLLYYRRDFPLAVVEVKSISFPAETGVQQAREYAEILGLKFAYATNGRQIIEIDYTTGTEKLIAQYPSPDDLWHRLTASSSLSETASNQLLEPFNLVSGKIPRYYQVIAINRIIEAILLGQNRILTTMATGTGKTCVAFQLCWKLWNSRWNRTGEYRRPKILFLADRNILVDDPMAKMFAPFGDARFKISGNDVSQGREMYFGIYQALTNPYSDVFRQYRPDFFDLIIIDECHRGSSRNDSSWRAVLDYFQPAVQVGMTATPLREDSRDSYEYFGNPVYTYSLRQGIEDGFLAPYRIHRVITTVDAAGWRPSKDELDRFGRPVPDDEYQTKDFERVIALRARTRAMAKHLTDFLKGTDRFAKTLVFCVDQEHASEMRQELLNLNSDLVKQYPDYVCRVTADEGAIGLTHLAHFQDIDKPTPAILTTSQLLTTGVDAEMVKNVVLARVVGSRSEFKQIVGRGTRLKVDYGKEYFNIIDFTGTATRHFADPDFDGDPARIEEVTIDEEGEIIDTTVEIIDNEVQETPGEYQPDEDNAVDGEGEIITDPPPEPRKFYVDGGTVEVIGHLVYDLDTDGKKLQVVRYTEYSGRAVRSMYPGSHEFQRDWANPDTRSDLLRELTERGISFEELAASSDLPDADPFDLLCNLAWNAPLLTRRQRAEQARKSAQNLFSQHSETAREILALMLDKYIERGISQFNALSELMKVQPFEQYGTPTEIANRHFGGIQGLKAAVSQLQSAIYQ; this is translated from the coding sequence ATGGACAGGGACACCAAACGCGATACGATCATGACCGAGGCAGATACCAGTCGCGAATTTGTTACCCCAAAATTGGTTCAAGCTGGATGGTCAATCTCACCCCATTCAATCGGCGAACAACGCAGTTTCACCAATGGCAGGATCTTTGTCACCGGTGGCAAAGTGCGCCGCGGTCAACAAAAACGTGCCGATTATCTGCTGTACTACCGGCGCGATTTCCCGCTAGCCGTCGTCGAAGTTAAAAGTATTAGCTTTCCCGCCGAAACCGGCGTCCAGCAAGCCCGCGAATATGCCGAAATCCTGGGTCTGAAATTCGCATACGCCACCAACGGTCGGCAAATTATTGAGATCGACTACACTACCGGCACCGAAAAGCTAATCGCCCAATACCCAAGTCCTGATGACCTCTGGCACCGCCTAACCGCCTCCTCTTCGCTGTCTGAAACAGCCAGTAACCAATTGCTGGAACCCTTTAATTTGGTGTCGGGCAAGATTCCCCGCTACTACCAGGTCATTGCCATTAACCGCATCATCGAAGCGATTTTACTCGGACAAAATCGCATCCTGACTACCATGGCCACCGGTACCGGTAAAACCTGCGTGGCGTTTCAATTGTGCTGGAAGTTGTGGAATAGCCGCTGGAACAGAACCGGCGAATATCGACGACCCAAAATTCTGTTTCTCGCCGACCGCAACATCCTGGTCGACGATCCCATGGCCAAGATGTTTGCCCCGTTCGGCGATGCCCGCTTCAAAATTTCCGGCAACGATGTCAGCCAGGGCCGGGAAATGTATTTCGGCATTTACCAGGCACTGACCAATCCTTATAGCGATGTTTTTCGTCAGTACCGTCCGGACTTTTTCGATTTGATCATCATCGATGAGTGCCATCGCGGCTCCAGCCGAAATGACAGCAGTTGGCGGGCGGTGCTGGATTATTTCCAACCGGCTGTTCAAGTCGGGATGACAGCAACTCCGCTACGGGAAGATTCTCGCGATAGCTACGAGTATTTCGGCAACCCGGTCTACACCTACAGTTTGCGTCAAGGCATCGAAGACGGTTTTCTGGCGCCATATCGGATACATCGCGTGATTACCACCGTCGATGCCGCGGGTTGGCGACCCTCGAAAGACGAACTGGATCGTTTCGGTCGCCCAGTACCGGATGATGAATATCAGACCAAGGATTTTGAACGGGTGATTGCCTTACGCGCAAGAACTCGCGCCATGGCCAAGCATCTCACCGATTTTTTGAAAGGCACTGACCGCTTTGCCAAAACCTTGGTGTTTTGCGTCGATCAGGAACACGCCTCGGAAATGCGCCAGGAACTGCTCAATCTCAATAGCGATTTGGTCAAGCAATACCCTGATTACGTCTGCCGCGTCACCGCCGACGAAGGCGCTATCGGCCTGACCCATCTGGCCCATTTCCAGGATATCGACAAACCCACGCCCGCCATCCTGACCACCTCGCAACTCCTCACCACCGGCGTCGATGCCGAAATGGTCAAGAACGTGGTGTTGGCTCGCGTGGTAGGCTCTCGCTCCGAATTCAAGCAAATCGTCGGCCGTGGCACGCGCCTGAAGGTCGATTACGGCAAGGAATATTTCAACATCATCGATTTCACCGGCACGGCGACGCGGCATTTTGCCGATCCGGACTTTGACGGCGATCCTGCACGTATCGAAGAAGTCACCATCGATGAAGAAGGCGAAATTATCGATACCACGGTCGAGATCATCGACAACGAAGTCCAGGAAACACCGGGTGAATACCAACCTGACGAAGACAATGCCGTAGACGGCGAAGGTGAAATCATCACCGATCCGCCGCCCGAACCGCGTAAATTCTATGTCGATGGTGGCACAGTCGAAGTCATCGGCCATCTAGTCTACGATCTGGATACCGACGGCAAGAAGCTACAAGTCGTGCGTTACACCGAATATTCCGGCCGCGCGGTGCGTTCGATGTATCCCGGCAGCCATGAATTTCAGCGCGACTGGGCCAACCCGGATACCCGTAGCGACTTGCTACGCGAACTCACCGAACGTGGCATCAGCTTCGAAGAACTCGCCGCATCGTCCGACTTGCCGGATGCCGATCCCTTCGATTTGCTTTGCAATCTGGCTTGGAATGCGCCGTTGTTGACCCGCCGGCAACGTGCCGAGCAAGCCCGCAAATCGGCCCAGAATCTATTCAGCCAGCACAGCGAAACGGCCCGCGAAATCCTCGCGCTGATGCTGGATAAATACATCGAGCGCGGCATTAGCCAATTCAACGCCTTATCCGAATTGATGAAAGTTCAGCCGTTCGAACAATACGGCACCCCCACGGAAATCGCCAACCGCCATTTCGGCGGCATTCAGGGCCTGAAAGCGGCTGTGTCGCAATTACAGTCCGCCATCTACCAATAA
- a CDS encoding TrbC family F-type conjugative pilus assembly protein has protein sequence MRCFDQALVRQIRSVFCLILGVPFFPAFADEAWLTRSQAILQALEGQPRPEWLNGQTAPLDLKRQAMQVFETARSMQNPALSTETERSLSTNLSSQPHTLLFVSFSLGDAALKGIFEEASGRDDVLLVFRGPKPGQKLPVLMADLKRLLKSIDPVPNIVIDPTRFQRWSVASVPDIVVEQDSKSRLHVRGVSSLSWLEEQIKAGKQGDLGTLGDVSEIAEIDLLEEIKRRMAAIDWKQKQQQAIARFWEQQKFEVLPVALEDRDRTVDLTITAPRDLTAPNGQLIVRAGQTVNPLDKMSFGLCLMVFDATVPAQVELIQHQSCQDKKAHVMYLATSLPRQDGWEKLKHLENTMQAPVYLLTPDVRSRFQLQHVPSFIEQSGNRLIVHERKLPVSSGERS, from the coding sequence ATGCGTTGTTTTGATCAAGCTCTGGTTCGGCAAATCCGATCGGTATTCTGTCTGATCTTAGGGGTTCCATTTTTTCCAGCTTTCGCAGACGAGGCTTGGTTAACACGCTCGCAGGCCATTTTGCAGGCCCTGGAAGGCCAGCCTCGACCGGAGTGGCTGAACGGTCAGACTGCACCGTTGGACCTGAAGCGCCAGGCGATGCAGGTCTTTGAAACCGCGCGATCGATGCAAAACCCTGCGTTATCGACAGAAACGGAAAGAAGCCTTTCGACAAACCTATCGAGCCAACCACACACACTGTTATTTGTCTCTTTTTCGCTCGGTGATGCGGCGCTAAAAGGCATCTTTGAAGAAGCTTCAGGACGGGATGATGTGTTGCTGGTGTTTCGCGGGCCTAAGCCCGGACAAAAACTACCGGTGTTGATGGCAGACCTCAAGCGTTTACTGAAAAGCATTGATCCCGTCCCGAACATCGTCATTGATCCCACTCGTTTTCAACGTTGGTCGGTGGCCTCCGTGCCGGACATCGTTGTCGAACAAGACAGTAAATCCCGTTTACATGTTCGAGGTGTCAGCAGTCTGTCCTGGCTAGAAGAGCAGATCAAAGCCGGCAAACAGGGTGATTTGGGAACGTTGGGCGATGTCAGCGAGATTGCCGAAATCGACTTGTTGGAAGAGATCAAACGCCGGATGGCGGCCATCGACTGGAAACAAAAGCAGCAACAGGCCATAGCTCGATTCTGGGAACAGCAGAAATTCGAAGTGTTGCCGGTGGCTCTGGAAGATCGGGATCGAACCGTCGATCTGACCATCACCGCGCCGCGAGATTTAACGGCACCCAACGGTCAATTGATTGTCCGAGCCGGACAAACCGTCAATCCGTTGGACAAGATGTCGTTTGGCTTATGCCTGATGGTATTTGATGCCACGGTGCCGGCGCAAGTTGAGCTGATTCAGCATCAGTCCTGCCAGGACAAAAAGGCCCACGTGATGTATTTGGCCACGTCTCTGCCGCGTCAAGATGGCTGGGAAAAGCTTAAACACTTGGAAAACACCATGCAGGCACCGGTGTATTTACTGACACCGGATGTACGCAGCCGTTTTCAGTTACAGCATGTGCCGTCATTTATCGAACAATCAGGCAACCGTCTGATTGTTCATGAACGAAAACTGCCTGTCTCTTCGGGAGAGCGGTCATGA
- a CDS encoding TraU family protein: protein MKRFVFPWVLGGLITLATPLYADTTTNSVDPLCSDAELWSGKLVTDICWSCLFPIRAAGASLGGGNVPSIATDEKFCFCTDPMGIPELGMTMGLWNPARLIEIVRNPWCSPALGGHKFSASNVRLIATTGKADFDASEMSFFNYHYFAFPLTILLDLFWDGRCNSDGYRDFDLLYVSELDPTWNNDLLAFFTSPETALFANPVAISACVADAAAAATGNPLDALFWCAGAWGHMYPLSGISPTSYGTDPRITSLLATRATASLHRRGLAWKTSGNDALCGGYIYPFIPKSQYRLSMFYPVAETESNHVIGETTFKWGAGRTYPGPGEDHLYILFRWQDCCVGL from the coding sequence ATGAAACGATTCGTTTTCCCTTGGGTTTTGGGAGGCTTGATAACACTGGCAACCCCGCTTTATGCCGACACCACAACCAATAGCGTCGATCCGTTATGCTCCGACGCCGAACTGTGGTCCGGCAAGCTGGTCACCGATATTTGCTGGAGTTGTTTGTTTCCGATTCGGGCGGCGGGAGCTTCGCTGGGCGGTGGCAACGTACCGAGCATCGCAACTGATGAGAAATTCTGTTTCTGCACCGATCCGATGGGAATTCCGGAACTGGGCATGACCATGGGTCTTTGGAATCCGGCGAGGCTGATCGAGATTGTCCGCAATCCCTGGTGCTCGCCGGCTTTGGGAGGCCATAAATTCAGTGCCTCGAACGTGCGTCTGATCGCCACCACCGGCAAGGCGGACTTCGATGCCAGCGAGATGTCATTTTTCAATTACCACTATTTCGCCTTCCCGCTGACCATCCTGCTGGACCTGTTTTGGGATGGTCGCTGCAACAGTGATGGCTACCGGGATTTCGATTTGCTGTATGTATCCGAGCTCGATCCCACCTGGAACAATGATTTATTGGCGTTTTTTACCAGTCCGGAAACGGCGTTGTTCGCCAATCCGGTGGCCATCTCCGCCTGTGTCGCCGATGCCGCGGCGGCGGCCACCGGTAATCCCTTGGATGCCTTGTTCTGGTGTGCCGGTGCTTGGGGGCATATGTATCCCTTATCCGGCATTTCACCCACCAGTTACGGCACCGACCCACGCATCACCAGTTTATTAGCCACCCGTGCCACGGCATCCTTGCATCGCCGCGGGTTGGCTTGGAAAACCTCGGGCAACGATGCTTTATGTGGCGGCTATATCTATCCCTTCATTCCCAAGTCGCAATACCGGCTATCGATGTTTTATCCGGTCGCGGAAACAGAGTCCAATCATGTAATTGGCGAAACCACGTTCAAATGGGGGGCGGGACGCACGTATCCGGGGCCGGGTGAAGATCATCTATACATCCTATTTAGGTGGCAAGATTGCTGCGTTGGTTTATGA
- a CDS encoding HU family DNA-binding protein produces the protein MNKSDLIDAIASHANLTKADAGRALDGITQSIQAALKSSDSVALVGFGTFEVKERAERAGRNPQTGEAITIAAAKLPSFKAGKGLKDAVQ, from the coding sequence ATGAACAAATCCGATCTCATCGACGCCATTGCCAGCCACGCCAATCTAACTAAAGCCGACGCCGGTCGCGCACTGGACGGTATCACCCAATCGATCCAAGCTGCTCTGAAATCCAGTGATTCCGTGGCGTTGGTGGGCTTTGGCACCTTTGAAGTGAAAGAACGCGCCGAGCGTGCTGGCCGCAATCCACAAACAGGCGAAGCCATTACGATTGCCGCTGCCAAATTGCCATCCTTCAAAGCCGGCAAAGGCTTGAAAGACGCGGTTCAGTAA